The Bacillus cereus group sp. RP43 genome window below encodes:
- the pgsC gene encoding poly-gamma-glutamate biosynthesis protein PgsC, giving the protein MFGSDLYIALVLGVTLSLIYTEKTGILPSGLVVAGYLSLIFNQPVFMLIVLLISILTYLIVTHGIARFTILYGRRKFAAMLITGICLKLIFDYLYPVMPFEVYEFRGIGVIVPGLIANTIQKQGLPLTIGSTLLLSGLTFGILNIYYLF; this is encoded by the coding sequence ATGTTTGGATCAGATTTATATATCGCATTAGTATTAGGTGTTACCTTAAGCCTCATATATACAGAAAAGACGGGGATACTGCCTTCAGGATTAGTTGTAGCAGGTTATTTATCTCTAATTTTTAATCAACCTGTATTTATGTTAATTGTATTACTTATCAGTATTTTAACATACTTAATCGTAACACATGGTATAGCGCGTTTTACAATTTTATATGGTCGTCGAAAATTTGCAGCAATGCTTATTACTGGAATTTGCTTAAAACTTATATTTGATTACCTGTATCCTGTAATGCCATTTGAAGTTTATGAGTTTCGAGGTATTGGTGTCATTGTCCCAGGATTAATTGCTAATACAATTCAAAAACAAGGTTTGCCATTAACTATTGGTAGTACGCTTTTATTAAGTGGTCTTACATTCGGAATTTTAAACATTTATTATCTATTTTAA